GTGAAAGAGGCTCCTGTGATTATTACAGGAAATCTATCCGTTACTCCTGCGGTTGTTGACTTCGGTAAACAATTGATTGGAAAGACATACAAACAGAAGATTGTCCTTGCAAACAAAGGCAAGATTGCTGTCAATGTGGCAATTGATGTTAAGGATACAGCCAACAATGTATTTGCAGTAACATTCGAGTCTGCAAATATAGAAGTGCCTGCGGGCCAGGCGAAGTATGTTGAAGTAGCATTTGCTCCGAAGAAAGTCGGAACATATGCTGGTAAGGTACTATTTGTTGTATCGGATGGTGTCAGTGCTGCGAAAGAGGTATATGTTGACCTTACAGGTGAAGGTTACAAACCGAAACGCAGATTCTTATTCATCTCTTGTTCGCCGACAGAAGGAACAACCAACTACATGGGTGATTTGATGTTCATCACGATGACAAGTGCGGTAATGTTCTTCGTCCTCAGAAGGAAAAGAGCCAATAATAGTTAAGACGCAGTAGATAACAATTGATATAATTCCGACCCCTGCATCAAAGACGATGTAGGGGTCGGTTGTTTTATGAGTATGGAAAACGGAATTTAATTTGTGCGTATACTTTTTTTACAATATTAAGAACCAAACTCTATAAAAAGACATTATAATAATAGACTATTAATAAAAATTATACTGGAGAATTTGGATGAAAAATTTGTTCTTTCTTACTACCTTTATTTTTATTCTTCTTTCAATTCAATCACAGTTGTGGCCTGATAATCCACCTGTTTTAACCATTCAACCGTCTCCCCAGTATGATTATGTTTTTGGTTTTGTAGAAGTAGGAAAAATGTCTGAGAAGGAGATGTATATTATCAATAAAGGACAGGGGATATTGTCCGGGTCTGTTACACTGGAAAATACAGAGCAGAGCAATTCTAATGACGAAAAAGTATTTTTTATAACAGGTGATACAAATTTTTCCCTGTTTGAGAACCAATCTGCGGTAATCAAAATTAAATTTATTCCCCTGAAAGCCAAAGAATATCAGGGCAAGTTAAAAGTAGTTGCATCCGAAGGACAAAGTGCAGAAATAACTCTTCAAGGGATAGGAATTAAAGCCCCTAAAGCATATTATCTTTTTGGATGTGGACAATCTTCTGAAAATAAAATGTCATATTATATAGATTTTGTATCTATCCTACTCACTATATTATTCCTTGCCACAAGAAAAAAAGAAATAACGAATTAGAAAAGAAACAAATAACATAAGGACAATTTAATAATGAGAAAAGTTTCTTTTATAGGATATATTGCCTTCTGTTTGTTTTTAACAAGTTCGACGCTATTTGCAGAAGCAGGAAAGGTCTCTTTGCCTGCTCCCAAACATGGGGGTGTATATGTAATTTCCCATCGTGGATTTCATCAGGGTTATCCAGAAAATACCTTGATAGCCTATCAAAAAGCCATTGAGTTAGATGTCGATTTCATCGAGATAGATTTGCGAACAACAGCGGACGGGGCAATTGTAAGTATTCATAATAGTAAGATAGATGATTATACAAAGGATGTTAAAGGAGAAGTATCAAAGTTTTCATTAGAGGAATTAAAGAAGATAGATATTGGTAGTCGTGTTGGGACCGAATTTGCAAACCAGCGAATCCCTACTTTTGATGAGATTTTAGAATTATGCAAAGGGAAAGTGGGGTTGTATCTGGATATGAAAAATGCAGACCCTAAAGAAGTCCTTGAAAAACTTGATAGGTATGGGATGAAACATCGTGTTGTTTGGTATGGAGGCCCGAGGGTCCTTGAGACTGTAAAAAAAGAATGTCCAGACTGTTTTATCATGCCCGACCCGGGACCCGAAAAGCATCTTGAATACATCCTCACACGGTTTTCTCCACCTGTGATTGCATCGGATTTCAAATCATGCACGGCAAGTTTTGTGAAAACCTGTCATGAACGGGGAGTGCTTGTGTTTATGGATGACGCAGGACCTGACTCCTGGGAAGAAGTGATAAATCGGGGTGTTGATGGAATACAAACAGATTTTCCTCATAAACTTATCGAGTATCTTGAGAAGCAAGGTCAAAAAAAGGAGTAAAGATTGATGATTCAATTAAATACGGGAAGGGTCTTGCAGGCAATAGATTTCGTAATGGCTTTGCATAAAGAACAGAAAAGGAAAGGTCGAGATGTCCCTTATGTAACCCATTTGTTCATTGT
This genomic stretch from Candidatus Hydrogenedens sp. harbors:
- a CDS encoding glycerophosphodiester phosphodiesterase family protein; this translates as MRKVSFIGYIAFCLFLTSSTLFAEAGKVSLPAPKHGGVYVISHRGFHQGYPENTLIAYQKAIELDVDFIEIDLRTTADGAIVSIHNSKIDDYTKDVKGEVSKFSLEELKKIDIGSRVGTEFANQRIPTFDEILELCKGKVGLYLDMKNADPKEVLEKLDRYGMKHRVVWYGGPRVLETVKKECPDCFIMPDPGPEKHLEYILTRFSPPVIASDFKSCTASFVKTCHERGVLVFMDDAGPDSWEEVINRGVDGIQTDFPHKLIEYLEKQGQKKE